In Bacillota bacterium, the genomic window TGACCAGCCAGGGGTGGTGGCTGACGCCCTTGGCCATCTCCGTCTGGAACTGGGGAATCGCTTAAACCTGATCGACCGGGATGAGTTTAAATTTGTCTGGATCGTGGAATTCCCATTACTAGAATACGACCACGAAGAAAAACGCTGGGTGGCCATGCACCATCCATTTACTTCCCCGGTAGATGAGGACATTCCGTTGATGGATACTGATCCCGGCAAGGTCAGGGCGAAGGCGTATGACCTAGCCTTGAACGGAATTGAGGTTGGCGGAGGAAGTATCCGGATTCACCGTCGAGTGATTCAGGAAAAAATGTTCCGCCTTTTGGGTTTAACTGATGATGAGGTTCAGGAGAAATTTGGGTTTATGCTGGAAGCTTTTGAGTATGGAACTCCTCCTCATGGTGGAATCGCCTTTGGGTTGGATCGGTTGGTCATGCTGATGGCTGGTCGGGAGAGCATTCGGGATGTAATCGCTTTCCCTAAGACCCAGAGCGCGACTGACTTAATGACCAGGGCACCATCGCCAGTGACACCCAAACAAGTCAGGGAACTGCACATTCGGCTCGACGTAGCGGTCAAAAAGTGAATGGACTCAGAGCAGGCTTTCAGAAACAACCTGGGTGTTTGGTCCCGGTCGTGTAATTTTGAAAAAGGCTGGAACCCAAAGGGTTAGAGGTACTTGGCACTTGAATGAGGCCTGGGACTATGGTAATATTGAGATGGAAAAATTGAACGTTTGTAGGTTAACGCCCTACTGTGTTCGTGAAGCTGCCGATAAGTTTTGAGCCAACACCAACACATAGGGAGCCTGGACTCTGGCTGTGGCTGATATGCCCCCAGCGAGGGGACATCAAAGACACTCAGGAGGGCACCCACCTGCCGAGAGCAGGTTCAAAACATCGGCCCCACGGCATGGGTGGGGTTTCCTTTTTTTGTGGCTTAAGATAGCCAACGGTCTGCACCATATAAATTTGGCAATTTACTTTTTACACCAGAAATGATATCATGGCAATATCAATAAGATACTAAGATGGAGGGGATTATTTTGACGGAACAGAAGGCTTGGCGGATTAACGGGTTTCTGCCGCTGGCGATGATTCTCTTGCTGCTTGGGGGATCGATTTACTTTTTCATCCAGCAGGAAATTGTGGCCGGGGTGGTCGCGGTGGTGTTGGCGATTCTGCTGGCGACGGGCATCAATGTTGTTCAGCCTAATGAGGCCAAAGTATTGACTTTTTTCGGCCGTTATATCGGCAGCATCCGGGACAGCGGCTTTTGGTTTAATGTTCCACTAGCGGTACAGAAAAAGGTCTCCTTGCGGGTGCGCAACTTTAACAGTAAAACATTGAAAGTGAATGACGTGGAGGGTAATCCCATCGAGATTGCTGCCGTGGTGGTCTTTAAGGTAATTGATTCGGCTAAAGCCATGTTCGATGTCGATGATTACGAGAAGTTCGTCGAAATCCAAAGCGAAGCTGCCCTGCGTCACGTTGCCACCAAGTATCCATACGATATTTTTCAGGATGAGGGATACTCGTTGCGGGGAAATGCTGACGAAGTAGCGGGTGAACTGGCCCGTGAACTCCAGGAACGGCTGACGGTGGCCGGCGTTGAGGTTATGGAGGCGCGCCTGACTCATCTGGCGTACGCCACCGAGATCGCCAGCGCGATGCTGCAACGGCAACAGGCAACGGCGATCCTGGCAGCACGGCAGAAGATTGTTGAAGGCGCCGTGGGCATGGCCCAGATGGCGATTACTCAACTGCAGCAGGATGGTACGGTTGAACTTGATGAAGAGCGAAAAGTCGCCATGATCAATAATCTATTGGTGGCAATTGTCTCTGATCGGGCGGCACAGCCCGTAATAAATACTGGAAGTTTGTATTAGCTGGCGAGAATTATGGCCACGAAGAAAAGTTTTCTGTTACGAATTGATTCCAAACTGTATGAAGTGCTGGAGCGCTGGGCAGCTGATGAATTCCGGAGTGTAAACGCCCAGATCGAGTTTATTCTGCGCGAAGCGGCTCGGCAGGCCGGGCGGCTTCCCAGGGTAAAATCTGGTGGGAAAGATGATCAAGGGGCGTTATGATCTGGTAAAATGTTGCTGGCCAGGACATATAACTGGTGATACGGTCTGCCTGGTTGTCGTCATGTCCTGATAAAGGGCGGATGGTTTGACCAGTCTCTCGAAAAATTCAGGGGGACAACTTGCAGATGAAGAGGAAGGAGAAGACTCTGACGGAGATGGTGGTTGGAAGAAAGGAGGTTTCCCCGGGTGACTTCCTCATGGAGGTCTACACCCGACTCTATAATCATTTTGGTCCCCGACACTGGTGGCCGGCGGAGACGCCTTTTGAAGTAGTGGTCGGAGCGATCCTCACGCAGTCGGTGGCCTGGCGGAACGTGGAAAAAGCCATCGCCAATCTGAAAGAGGCCGGGTTACTCAGTGTGGAGGGCCTGCACCAGGCCGAAGTTGAAGAAATCGCCAGCCTGATTGTCCCCACCCGGTACTACCGGGCCAAGGCAAAGAAGCTGAAGGCTTTCATTAATTTCCTGGTGGAGAAATACGGGGGCAGTTTGGCCAGATTATTTACTGAGCCATTAGCCAAACTACGTCCAGAACTCCTGGGCCTGAACGGCATAGGGCCCGAGACAGCCGACTCGATTCTTTTGTATGCGGGCGAATACCCGATCTTTGTGATCGATGCCTACACCCACCGGATTTTTCAGCGGCTGGGTGTGTTTGAGCCGAAAGTAAGCTATGCGGAGATGCAGCGTTTCTTTATGTACCATCTACCAACCGATGTTAAGCTGTTTAATGAATACCATGCCTTGATTGATGCCCTGGGCAATCGACTCTGCCGCGCCAGGAAACCGACCTGTCAGGAATGCCCTTTACTTGGGCTGGGCTGCCAGGTCTCCAAAGATGGAAACCTGAAAACAGAAAGTCTAACCGTGTTACCTGAAAGGTGAGGTAAAGACGATTACCGTGTAGTATACTAAAAGTAGAAATAAATAAAAAAATAAAAGGGGGGCGCGGGATGACTGTAAAACAAATCTCCATCTTCTTAGAGAACAAGGCGGGACGCTTGGCACGCGTCACGCGGGTTTTGGGAGATCACGGGATCAATATCCGGGCGTTGTCGATCGCGGATACCGCGGACTTTGGGATTCTGAGGTTGATCGTCAATCAACCGGAGCAGGCTTATCAGGTTCTAAAGGAAGCCGGTTTTACGGTGAGTGAGACTGAGGTTATCGCCGTGGAGGTTCAGGATTCGCCGGGCGGCCTGGCTACCGTGCTGGAAGCGATGGGCGAGGCCGGGATCAACATTGAGTACCTCTATGCTTTTGTGTCCAAACCAGCGGACGATGCCCTGGTGGTTTTCCGGGTGGAAAACCCGGCCGCCGCCATGGTGATTTTGAACGAAAAGGGAATTCGTACATTAAGTGGTGAAGAAGTGTATCGATTGTAGAGTTTGTGTCTGGGCGGTAACATGAGCATAAACGGATACAGGAATAAAACATTTACGGTGACCAAGATCCTGGTGGAGAGACCAGGATCTTGGTCTTTTATATGGTCTGTTGCTGTTGATAAAAATTTATTTACGGTAACCAAGAGCCTGGTGGGAAGACTAGGGGCTTGGTATTTTTCTGGCCCGCTGTTGTTGATGGCTTTTTGGGTTTAGGTCCCAGGACTTACGCATCATTTTTAACTGCTTTTCTTATGAAAAATACCGCAGGAGCGCGAAAAATCTTAGTGACACGCGTTTTTGTCTGGAAAAAAGATTTAGGAAAAGTTATACAGCAGCAGGAGATTACATGCGAAAGTAGAATATAGTGGTATAAAGTGGTGGAAAGTGGAGGAAATTGTCCTCGCGGTGGGGTGAACGGGTATGTTTATGGGGGAGTATCAGCACTCCATAGACCCCAAAGGACGGTTAATAATCCCGGCACGGTTCCGCGAAGCCCTGGGTGATAGATTTATCGCGACCAAGGGCTTGGATAACTGTTTGTTTTTATACCCCCTCTCGGAGTGGCAGGTAATTGAAGAGAAGTTGAAAACCCTTCCTTTTACTAAAGCTGACGCACGGGCGTTTGTGCGGTTTTTCTTTTCGGGGGCCACCGAGTGTGAGGTTGATAAGCAAGGGCGGATCCTCCTACCAGGTAACCTGCGGGAGTTTGCGAGAATTGAACGTGATGTTGTGATTATCGGGGTGTCTACCCGAGTAGAAGTCTGGAGCAAGGAAGAATGGGAGAAATACAGCCAGCAGGCCGAACAGTCATACGAAGAAATTGCCGAAAAGATCGTTGATTTAGGGATTTAATTATGTCCTGCGGTTATGCTAAACATAATGATATTTGTTAATGAATCAAGGTGGAGAAGGAGACCGATGGAATTTTATCACCAACCGGTGATGTTAAAGGAAGTGATTAATTGGCTTAAAATTGAGCCAGCTGGTGTGTATGTTGATTGTACCACTGGTGGCGGCGGGCACAGTTGGGAAATTTTACGGCGACTCGGCCGGAATGGGCGTCTGATCGGACTGGATCAGGATGCGGCTGCTCTAACAGCGGCGCGGCAGAAGTTGGCCGATGAACGGGTTACCCTGGTGCAGACCAATTTTGCGCGAATCAAAGAGGTTCTTGAGGAATTAGGCATTGGGGCGATAAACGGTGTTTTGTTTGATCTGGGGATGTCTTCTTATCAAATTGATGAAGGTGAGCGAGGCTTTAGCTTTCAACAAGATGCCCCGTTAGATATGCGTATGAATCCTGAAGACGGTCCTAGCGCTGCTGAACTGGTGAATAAACTGTCTGTCCAGGATTTAACCCGACTGATCACCAACTACGGTGAGGAACGATGGGCAAAAAGGATCGCCGAGTTCATCGTCGCTAGAAGAAAGTATAAACCGATTTTGACTACGGGTGAATTAGTAGGGGTAATTAAAGCTGCTATCCCGGCCGCAGCCAGGCGGACTGGCCCGCACCCGGCACGACGCACTTTTCAGGCCTTACGCATTGCCGTCAATGACGAAATAGGGGTGCTGGAGAGAGCCTTAAACGATTCCATTCAACTGCTGCAATCGGGAGGACGGATAGTGGTGATCTCTTTTCATTCTCTGGAGGACCGGCTGGTTAAGCAAGTTTTTCAGGCTGGGGCGCAGATGTGTATCTGTCCACCCGGGTTACCAGTTTGTACTTGCCACCGTCAGCCGTTGTTAAAGGTGCTTACTAGGAAGCCGGTTGTTCCTTCGGCCGAAGAGGTTGAGAAAAATCCCCGGTCCCGCAGCGCGAAAATGCGGGTGGCGGAGCGAATATAGCCATGACGATACCGGCGAGGCTAGTTCTAAACTAGAAGGAGGGTGAATAATCTTGATAGTAGCGCCGCAGAGATATGATTACTATGAACTGTCCAGGAACAATCCGACACCTCAGCGACGGGCTAAACTTACACACAGGCGGAAGGTTGGACTGAAAGTACTGTTAGTTGGCGCGGTGTTAAGCGGATTTGTGTTTGGCCTGGTTTTGACTTTTTATTATTTATATTCCGTTCGGCTCGGCTATCAGGTCGTTGCCCTCCAGAACGAGATAGCGTCGATCAAGAAGGAGAATGCTTACCTGGAACTGGAGGTTGCCCGGCTCAAGTCCTTGGACCGGATTGAACAGGTAGCCACTACTCGTCTTGGGATGGTAAAACCGCAAGAGGTTGAAATGCTGCAGGTGGCACGTAACCAGCCGGTGAGTCCGGGTAAAGGAGCTTCTACGTTGGCGGCTAATAAACAAGCGGCCAGTGCGCTTGAAGCGCCGACCAAGAATCGCCATCCATTAATTGAGGCGGCAGCCCAGATGGTGGCCAGTTTACCAAGTCGCTGATATTCAGACAGGGATAAGCGCGGTCGGTAACCACACATTAGACCCAAATCTGTTGTTAAAATGGCAAGCCCGAGCGGAACCAAAAGGGGCGAGGGTAATTGACAACAACAACGGTCGTGGTAAAAAAAAGAATAACCAGTTTGTTTTTAATACTAGGCCTGGTACTCACGGGCCTTGCCTTGCGTCTGGGATGGATCCAGATCGTACGGGGCAGTGAACTACAGCAACGAGCTTTGAATAACCGTATGCGGGACGTACCGGTTGAGGCCAAACGGGGCATTATTTATGACCGCAATGGGCGGGAATTGGCTATTAGTATTAGTTCTGATGCTTTGTATGCCATCCCGGCAGAAGTGAAGCACTCCCAAAAAGACAAATACATTGCGCAAAAGCTGG contains:
- a CDS encoding SPFH domain-containing protein — translated: MTEQKAWRINGFLPLAMILLLLGGSIYFFIQQEIVAGVVAVVLAILLATGINVVQPNEAKVLTFFGRYIGSIRDSGFWFNVPLAVQKKVSLRVRNFNSKTLKVNDVEGNPIEIAAVVVFKVIDSAKAMFDVDDYEKFVEIQSEAALRHVATKYPYDIFQDEGYSLRGNADEVAGELARELQERLTVAGVEVMEARLTHLAYATEIASAMLQRQQATAILAARQKIVEGAVGMAQMAITQLQQDGTVELDEERKVAMINNLLVAIVSDRAAQPVINTGSLY
- a CDS encoding endonuclease III domain-containing protein, with amino-acid sequence MVVGRKEVSPGDFLMEVYTRLYNHFGPRHWWPAETPFEVVVGAILTQSVAWRNVEKAIANLKEAGLLSVEGLHQAEVEEIASLIVPTRYYRAKAKKLKAFINFLVEKYGGSLARLFTEPLAKLRPELLGLNGIGPETADSILLYAGEYPIFVIDAYTHRIFQRLGVFEPKVSYAEMQRFFMYHLPTDVKLFNEYHALIDALGNRLCRARKPTCQECPLLGLGCQVSKDGNLKTESLTVLPER
- a CDS encoding ACT domain-containing protein; protein product: MTVKQISIFLENKAGRLARVTRVLGDHGINIRALSIADTADFGILRLIVNQPEQAYQVLKEAGFTVSETEVIAVEVQDSPGGLATVLEAMGEAGINIEYLYAFVSKPADDALVVFRVENPAAAMVILNEKGIRTLSGEEVYRL
- the mraZ gene encoding division/cell wall cluster transcriptional repressor MraZ, with the protein product MFMGEYQHSIDPKGRLIIPARFREALGDRFIATKGLDNCLFLYPLSEWQVIEEKLKTLPFTKADARAFVRFFFSGATECEVDKQGRILLPGNLREFARIERDVVIIGVSTRVEVWSKEEWEKYSQQAEQSYEEIAEKIVDLGI
- the rsmH gene encoding 16S rRNA (cytosine(1402)-N(4))-methyltransferase RsmH, which gives rise to MEFYHQPVMLKEVINWLKIEPAGVYVDCTTGGGGHSWEILRRLGRNGRLIGLDQDAAALTAARQKLADERVTLVQTNFARIKEVLEELGIGAINGVLFDLGMSSYQIDEGERGFSFQQDAPLDMRMNPEDGPSAAELVNKLSVQDLTRLITNYGEERWAKRIAEFIVARRKYKPILTTGELVGVIKAAIPAAARRTGPHPARRTFQALRIAVNDEIGVLERALNDSIQLLQSGGRIVVISFHSLEDRLVKQVFQAGAQMCICPPGLPVCTCHRQPLLKVLTRKPVVPSAEEVEKNPRSRSAKMRVAERI
- a CDS encoding septum formation initiator family protein, with product MIVAPQRYDYYELSRNNPTPQRRAKLTHRRKVGLKVLLVGAVLSGFVFGLVLTFYYLYSVRLGYQVVALQNEIASIKKENAYLELEVARLKSLDRIEQVATTRLGMVKPQEVEMLQVARNQPVSPGKGASTLAANKQAASALEAPTKNRHPLIEAAAQMVASLPSR